The Gemmatimonadaceae bacterium DNA window GCATCGAGAACATCCGCGCCATTCTCGAGGAGGCCGGCTCGTCGCTCGACAAGGTCCTGGATGTGACCGTCTACCTCACCGACATGGAACGCGATTTTCAGCGCTTCAACAAGGTCTACGGCGAGTTCTTCGCGGA harbors:
- a CDS encoding RidA family protein; translation: IENIRAILEEAGSSLDKVLDVTVYLTDMERDFQRFNKVYGEFFADVQPTRTTVGVDSLPTPIAVELKVIASK